In Archocentrus centrarchus isolate MPI-CPG fArcCen1 chromosome 24, fArcCen1, whole genome shotgun sequence, one DNA window encodes the following:
- the LOC115774603 gene encoding uncharacterized protein K02A2.6-like: MEMELDTGAAVSLIPWELYKRKLHKFPLQPTDIILKTYTGEPLAPEGVVKVQVALNKQHAVLPLYVVKADAPPLFGREWLRAIQLNWRDLKTVHAIEYRQTDSLETVLKRHSAVFSDKLGTMRGVKARLTLRPNSVPKFCPPRNVPYALRPRVEAELTRLTELGLISPVAHSDWATPVVPVNKKDGAVRLCGDFKVTINPALCIDKYPIPRIEDLFASLAGGQRFSKLDLSNAYLQMEVEESSKKLLTITTQKGLFCFNRLPFGVASSPALFQKAMDQVLLGLPHTHCYLDDILVSGPDKQTHLKILDAVLSRLEEYGLHLKQEKCLFFQESVEYLGHIIDAAGLHKSPEKVRAIVEAPAPGDVSKLRSFLGMLNYYGRFIPDLATVLKPLNELLNKEKKWQWTSACASAFQKAKALLVSQEVLTHYNPELPLRLACDASPYGVGAVLSHVMPDGDEKPIAYASRTLSKAEQNYAQIEREALAIVFGVRKFHQYLYGNTFTLLTDHRPLTTIFSPVKSTPSMAAARMQRWALMLSAHNYTIEYRKGALHANADGLSRLPLPHAPSEKQVSNAEIKRHTMSDSTLPRVMEMVTTGCFPAAKDAGDLSPYLQRCHDLTVQHGCLMWGLRVIVPPKLRPRVLTELHSAHPGVVRMKSLARSYVWWPSIDSQIEHQAKSCHSCQRVQKDPGLAPLHPWMWPSSPWERIHVDFAGPFEGHMYLVIVDAHSKWPEVHIMDSTTSSKTIQVLRGLFSRYGIPHSLVSDNGPQFCSEEFSTFLKANGVKHIRSAPYHPASNGLAERFVQTFKHALKSSRGTTPVQQRLDTFLLTYRNTPHATTKESPAMLFIGRKLRSRLDFLKPSMAGTVHQSQEAQLQRRQLHSKQRQFELGEPVLVRDYRRGEDKWTQAVVIEKTGPVSYKVHVGTQGVWKRHVDQMLTRPESDPPETAGSFPAPETAVAALASTFWDLL; this comes from the exons atggagatggAATTGGATACAGGGGCTGCAGTGTCATTGATTCCTTGGGAACTGTACAAACGAAAGCTGCATAAGTTTCCTCTGCAACCCACTGATATCATACTAAAGACATACACAGGAGAGCCTTTGGCACCAGAAGGAGTCGTTAAAGTGCAAGTGGCATTGAACAAGCAACACGCTGTCTTGCCACTGTATGTGGTGAAGGCGGATGCTCCACCATTATTTGGCAGGGAGTGGCTGAGAGCCATTCAACTAAATTGGAgagacttaaagactgtacatgCAATTgagtacagacagacagacagcttagAGACAGTGTTAAAGAGACACTCCGCTGTTTTCTCCGATAAGTTAGGCACCATGAGAGGAGTGAAAGCCAGGCTCACTCTAAGACCAAACAGTGTACCCAAATTCTGCCCACCACGCAATGTGCCATATGCTCTTCGACCGCGAGTGGAAGCTGAGCTGACACGCCTCACTGAGCTTGGCCTCATCTCACCTGTGGCGCATAGTGACTGGGCTACGCCAGTGGTGCCCGTGAACAAGAAGGACGGCGCCGTGAGACTCTGCGGGGACTTCAAAGTCACCATCAACCCAGCCCTCTGCATCGACAAGTACCCAATTCCACGTATTGAGGACTTGTTCGCTTCTCTTGCTGGAGGTCAACGCTTCAGTAAGCTGGATCTATCCAATGCATATCTACAGATGGAAGTAGAAGAGAGCTCCAAGAAGTTGCTGACCATCACAACACAGAAAGGACTGTTCTGCTTCAACCGCTTGCCGTTTGGTGTAGCGTCATCGCCCGCCTTGTTCCAGAAGGCAATGGACCAGGTGCTCCTCGGACTGCCACACACTCACTGCTACCTGGACGACATACTGGTCAGTGGTCCTGACAAGCAGACACACCTGAAAATTCTGGATGCAGTACTCAGCAGGCTAGAGGAATACGGCCTGCACCTCAAGCAAGAGAAatgtctcttcttccaggaatcCGTGGAATACCTGGGCCACATCATCGATGCTGCTGGGCTCCACAAGTCACCGGAGAAGGTACGTGCCATCGTGGAAGCACCAGCACCAGGCGATGTAAGTAAACTTCGATCTTTTCTAGGAATGCTTAACTATTATGGACGCTTTATCCCTGATCTGGCCACTGTGCTAAAGCCATtgaatgaactgctgaacaaagaaaagaaatggcagtGGACGTCAGCCTGTGCATCAGCGTTCCAGAAAGCCAAAGCACTCCTGGTATCACAAGAGGTGCTCACACACTACAACCCTGAGTTGCCTCTCCGTCTTGCTTGCGATGCTTCACCCTATGGGGTCGGAGCTGTTCTCTCGCATGTCATGCCGGATGGCGATGAAAAACCCATCGCCTATGCATCCAGAACTCtcagcaaagcagaacaaaactacGCTCAGATTGAGAGGGAGGCGTTAGCGATAGTCTTTGGAGTACGCAAGTTCCACCAGTACCTGTATGGCAATACATTCACGCTACTCACTGACCATCGCCCGCTTACAACCATCTTCAGTCCAGTGAAAAGCACACCATCCATGGCTGCAGCTCGCATGCAACGCTGGGCGCTCATGCTTTCCGCTCACAATTACACCATTGAGTACCGAAAGGGGGCCCTACATGCCAACGCTGATGGACTGTCAAGGTTACCGCTCCCTCATGCCCCCAGTGAGAAACAAG TCAGCAATGCCGAGATCAAGCGTCACACCATGTCGGATTCCACCCTGCCCCGTGTCATGGAAATGGTCACAACTGGTTGTTTTCCAGCTGCAAAGGACGCAGGTGACCTGTCTCCCTATCTCCAGCGCTGCCATGATCTCACTGTGCAGCACGGATGCCTTATGTGGGGGTTGAGAGTGATTGTGCCACCCAAACTGCGCCCCCGGGTGCTGACAGAGCTACACTCAGCACACCCAGGTGTAGTAAGGATGAAGAGCTTAGCTCGTAGCTACGTTTGGTGGCCCAGCATCGACTCCCAGATCGAGCACCAAGCAAAATCATGCCACTCATGTCAACGAGTGCAGAAAGACCCTGGCCTAGCACCCTTACACCCGTGGATGTGGCCATCCAGTCCTTGGGAACGGATACATGTGGACTTTGCCGGTCCATTTGAAGGGCACATGTACCTGGTCATAGTGGACGCACACTCCAAATGGCCCGAGGTGCACATCATGGATAGCACCACATCCAGCAAAACCATCCAAGTGCTTAGGGGACTTTTTAGTCGCTATGGCATTCCACACAGTCTTGTAAGCGACAACGGCCctcagttctgctctgaagaattcAGCACGTTTCTGAAAGCCAATGGAGTCAAACACATTCGCTCAGCACCATACCACCCTGCCTCCAATGGCTTGGCAGAGCGATTTGTGCAAACCTTCAAGCACGCTCTGAAATCTTCCAGAGGAACTACACCAGTGCAGCAGCGTCTGGATACGTTCCTCCTGACCTACCGTAACACCCCCCATGCAACAACCAAGGAAAGCCCTGCAATGCTGTTCATCGGACGCAAGCTGCGTTCTCGACTGGATTTCCTGAAACCAAGTATGGCTGGAACAGTGCACCAGTCACAAGAGGCTCAACTGCAACGACGCCAGCTACACTCTAAACAGAGACAGTTTGAACTTGGTGAGCCAGTGCTCGTGCGTGATTATAGGAGGGGGGAGGATAAGTGGACGCAAGCTGTGGTGATCGAGAAGACCGGACCAGTGTCCTACAAGGTACATGTGGGAACACAAGGGGTCTGGAAGCGTCATGTGGACCAGATGCTGACTCGGCCCGAGTCAGACCCACCAGAGACTGCAGGGAGTTTTCCT